In Pseudomonas saudiphocaensis, one DNA window encodes the following:
- the cyoE gene encoding heme o synthase, with amino-acid sequence MATALSQSSGAAGWRDYLELTKPKVVLLMLITSLVGMFLATRAGVPWTVLIFGNLGIALCAGGAAAVNHVVDRRIDAVMARTHKRPLAEGRVSPFAALAFALALSIAGLALLLVFTNPLAAWLTLASLLGYAVIYTGFLKRATPQNIVIGGLAGAAPPLLGWVAVTGQVSAEPLLLVLIIFAWTPPHFWALAIHRKAEYAKVNIPMLPVTHGEHYTKVHILLYTLMLLAVSVMPFAIHMSGPLYLAAALILGARFLFWTVVLYRDSRPHAAIRTFKFSIWYLFALFIALLVDHYLLLNL; translated from the coding sequence ATGGCCACAGCACTCAGCCAATCGAGCGGCGCGGCAGGCTGGCGCGACTATCTGGAACTGACCAAACCGAAGGTGGTGCTGCTGATGCTCATCACCTCGCTGGTGGGCATGTTTCTCGCCACCCGTGCCGGGGTGCCCTGGACGGTACTGATCTTCGGCAACCTGGGCATCGCGCTGTGCGCCGGTGGCGCGGCGGCGGTCAACCATGTGGTGGACCGCCGTATCGACGCGGTAATGGCGCGCACCCACAAACGGCCGTTGGCCGAGGGCCGGGTTTCGCCGTTTGCCGCGCTGGCTTTCGCCCTGGCGCTGAGCATCGCCGGCCTGGCGCTGCTGCTGGTGTTCACCAACCCGCTGGCGGCCTGGCTGACTCTGGCCTCGCTGCTCGGCTATGCGGTGATCTATACCGGCTTTCTCAAGCGGGCAACGCCGCAGAATATCGTTATCGGCGGGCTGGCCGGTGCGGCACCGCCGTTGCTGGGCTGGGTCGCGGTGACCGGGCAGGTAAGCGCCGAGCCGCTGCTGCTGGTGCTGATCATCTTCGCCTGGACGCCGCCGCACTTTTGGGCCCTGGCCATTCACCGGAAGGCCGAATACGCCAAGGTGAATATCCCGATGCTGCCGGTGACCCATGGCGAGCACTACACCAAGGTGCACATCCTGCTTTATACGCTGATGCTGCTGGCGGTGAGCGTCATGCCCTTCGCCATCCACATGAGCGGCCCGCTGTACCTGGCGGCGGCGCTGATACTGGGCGCGCGCTTTCTCTTCTGGACGGTCGTGCTCTACCGCGACAGCCGGCCGCATGCGGCAATCAGGACCTTCAAATTCAGCATCTGGTACCTGTTCGCCCTGTTCATCGCGCTCTTGGTTGACCATTATCTGCTGCTCAACCTTTGA
- a CDS encoding TRAP transporter permease, with translation MSESQGLHASPSEWPKALFYVALLFSIYQIVTAAFHPVSSQVLRAGHVGFLLLLVFLCYPARGNGKPFQPLAWLLGLAGFATFFYQWYFEADLIQRSGDMTTTDMVVGLTLIVLVFEAARRVMGIALPIICGLFLAYGLLGEYLPGDLAHRGYYLDQVVNQLSFGTEGLYGTPTYVSATYIFLFILFGSFLEQAGMIKLFTDFAMGLFGHKLGGPAKVSVVSSALMGTITGSGVANVVTTGQFTIPLMKRFGYRPAFAGGVEATSSMGSQIMPPVMGAVAFIMAETINVPFVEIAKAALIPALLYFGSVFWMVHLEAKRAGLKGLPKEECPSAWAAVRDRWYLLIPLVVLVWLLFSGRTPMFAGTIGLSLTAIVILGSAIILKVSSFGLRIAFWIALGLLCAGFFQLGIGVIFGVIAALVAVCWFINGGRDTLVICLHALVEGARHAIPVGIACALVGVIIGIVSLTGVASTFAGYILAIGENNLFLSLVLTMLTCLVLGMGIPTIPNYIITSSIAAPALLDLGVPLIVSHMFVFYFGIMADLTPPVALACFAAAPIAKERGLKISLWAIRIAIAGFVVPFMAVYNPALMMQGGDWGATLYMLLKAAFAIGLWGAVFTGYLERPLGWWERLLAFAAGAAMILAMPISDEIGFALGVLFLAQHFWRARRAAPAAA, from the coding sequence ATGAGCGAAAGCCAAGGGCTGCATGCCAGTCCCAGCGAATGGCCGAAGGCGCTGTTCTACGTCGCCCTGCTGTTCTCCATCTACCAGATCGTTACGGCGGCATTTCACCCGGTCTCCAGCCAGGTGCTGCGCGCCGGTCACGTCGGTTTCCTGTTGCTGTTGGTATTTCTCTGTTATCCGGCACGGGGTAACGGCAAGCCGTTCCAGCCCCTGGCCTGGCTGCTGGGCCTGGCGGGCTTCGCCACCTTCTTCTACCAGTGGTATTTCGAGGCTGACCTGATCCAGCGTTCCGGCGACATGACCACCACCGACATGGTGGTTGGCCTGACGCTTATCGTGTTGGTATTCGAAGCCGCGCGACGCGTCATGGGCATTGCCCTGCCGATCATCTGCGGGCTGTTCCTGGCCTACGGCCTGCTCGGTGAATACCTGCCTGGTGATCTCGCGCACCGCGGTTATTACCTGGACCAGGTCGTCAACCAACTGTCGTTCGGTACCGAAGGCCTGTATGGCACGCCGACCTACGTCTCGGCGACCTACATTTTTCTCTTCATCCTGTTCGGCTCTTTCCTCGAGCAGGCCGGGATGATCAAGCTGTTCACCGACTTCGCCATGGGCCTGTTCGGGCACAAACTCGGCGGCCCGGCCAAGGTATCGGTGGTGTCCTCGGCATTGATGGGCACCATCACCGGTTCTGGCGTGGCCAATGTGGTCACCACCGGCCAGTTCACCATTCCGCTGATGAAACGCTTCGGCTATCGTCCGGCGTTCGCTGGCGGCGTTGAGGCCACCTCCTCCATGGGCAGCCAGATCATGCCGCCGGTGATGGGCGCGGTCGCATTCATCATGGCCGAGACCATCAACGTGCCCTTCGTCGAGATCGCCAAGGCCGCGTTGATCCCGGCACTGCTGTATTTCGGCTCGGTGTTCTGGATGGTTCATCTGGAAGCCAAGCGCGCCGGTCTCAAGGGCTTGCCAAAAGAGGAATGCCCGAGCGCTTGGGCGGCGGTCAGGGACCGCTGGTATCTGCTGATCCCACTGGTAGTGCTGGTCTGGCTGCTGTTCTCCGGGCGCACGCCGATGTTCGCCGGCACCATTGGCCTATCGCTCACGGCCATCGTCATCCTCGGCTCGGCGATCATCCTCAAGGTGTCGTCGTTCGGCCTGCGTATTGCGTTCTGGATCGCGCTGGGCCTGCTCTGTGCGGGGTTCTTCCAGCTCGGTATCGGAGTGATCTTCGGCGTCATTGCCGCGCTGGTGGCCGTGTGCTGGTTCATCAACGGAGGTCGCGACACCCTGGTCATCTGCCTGCACGCGCTGGTGGAAGGCGCCAGGCACGCCATTCCGGTAGGGATCGCCTGTGCCCTGGTGGGGGTGATCATCGGCATCGTCTCGCTGACCGGGGTGGCCTCGACGTTTGCCGGTTACATCTTGGCCATCGGCGAGAACAACCTGTTCCTTTCGCTGGTCCTGACCATGCTGACCTGCCTGGTGCTGGGCATGGGCATCCCGACCATCCCGAATTACATCATCACCAGCTCCATCGCCGCACCGGCGTTGCTGGATCTGGGCGTGCCGCTGATCGTCTCGCACATGTTCGTCTTCTACTTCGGCATCATGGCCGACCTCACCCCGCCGGTGGCGCTGGCCTGTTTCGCTGCTGCACCCATCGCCAAGGAACGTGGACTGAAGATCAGTCTATGGGCGATCCGTATCGCCATAGCAGGCTTCGTGGTGCCCTTCATGGCGGTGTACAACCCGGCACTTATGATGCAGGGCGGTGACTGGGGCGCCACACTTTACATGCTGCTCAAGGCCGCGTTTGCGATCGGTCTCTGGGGTGCAGTGTTCACCGGCTACCTGGAGCGTCCGCTGGGCTGGTGGGAGCGTTTGCTGGCCTTCGCTGCCGGCGCTGCGATGATTCTGGCGATGCCCATCAGCGATGAAATCGGCTTCGCTCTGGGCGTGCTGTTCCTGGCTCAGCATTTCTGGCGTGCTCGTCGCGCTGCACCGGCAGCGGCGTGA
- a CDS encoding SCO family protein, with protein MSRIQTTVFILVALIALVVGLTVYRVLDREPPADPTRMLDAGIILLPQSRPVPVLSLTDQDGEAVQTDELQGKWTLLFFGYTFCPDICPATLAELRQLRSGLPEAVRERLQPVLVSVDPHRDTPEQLGKYLKFFGEGFIGLTGSLDDIQALANGVGIPFIPGDTSRENYTVDHSGNLVIIGPDGRQRGFIRAPLKVDKLREQLPALLSQTE; from the coding sequence ATGAGCCGTATTCAGACCACTGTCTTCATCCTTGTCGCGCTGATTGCGCTGGTCGTCGGGCTGACGGTTTACCGGGTACTCGACCGTGAGCCCCCGGCCGACCCGACCCGAATGCTCGATGCCGGAATCATCTTGTTGCCACAGAGCCGTCCGGTACCGGTGCTGAGTCTGACGGATCAGGACGGCGAAGCAGTGCAGACCGATGAGCTGCAGGGCAAGTGGACGCTGCTGTTCTTTGGCTACACCTTCTGCCCGGACATCTGCCCGGCGACCCTGGCCGAGCTGCGCCAGTTGCGCAGCGGGCTGCCCGAGGCGGTGCGCGAGCGCCTGCAGCCGGTGTTGGTCAGCGTCGACCCGCACCGCGACACGCCCGAGCAACTAGGCAAATACCTGAAATTCTTTGGCGAAGGCTTTATCGGCCTGACCGGCTCGCTGGACGATATCCAGGCTCTGGCCAACGGCGTCGGCATTCCCTTTATCCCCGGCGACACCAGCCGCGAGAACTACACCGTCGACCACAGCGGCAATCTGGTGATCATCGGCCCGGATGGGCGTCAGCGCGGGTTTATCCGTGCGCCGCTGAAGGTGGACAAACTGCGTGAGCAGCTGCCGGCGCTGTTGAGTCAAACGGAATAG
- a CDS encoding SURF1 family protein: MSGFKPGLLPTLVVLALLPVLVWLGFWQLERGEQKRDMLERQEARAELGPLSPAELEELTDPAYSRVYLQGRFDAEHSFLLDSRTRDGQVGVELLQPFQDRPSGRWVIVNRGWIPWPDRRIAPQFDTPEQELKLAAWTYVPSGKPFVLDRGMAEGWPRLINHVDMQQLWQALGREGVAYELRLEPGPAAYRADWPVTSMSPAQHRGYAAQWFALAAALLALFIYLGVHQARESRHGEHESDRR; this comes from the coding sequence ATGAGCGGCTTCAAGCCGGGGCTGCTGCCGACGCTGGTGGTCTTGGCCTTGCTGCCGGTACTGGTCTGGCTGGGCTTCTGGCAGCTGGAGCGCGGCGAGCAGAAGCGCGACATGCTGGAACGCCAGGAAGCCCGCGCCGAGCTTGGACCCCTGTCGCCCGCCGAGCTTGAAGAACTGACGGACCCTGCCTACAGCCGCGTGTACCTGCAGGGCCGTTTCGACGCCGAACACAGCTTCCTGCTCGACAGCCGCACCCGCGACGGCCAGGTCGGAGTCGAGCTGCTGCAGCCTTTTCAGGATCGGCCCAGTGGGCGCTGGGTGATCGTCAACCGTGGCTGGATACCATGGCCGGACCGCCGCATTGCGCCGCAATTCGATACTCCCGAACAGGAGTTGAAGCTTGCTGCCTGGACCTATGTACCGTCGGGCAAGCCCTTCGTTCTCGACCGAGGCATGGCCGAAGGCTGGCCGCGGCTGATCAATCATGTGGATATGCAGCAGCTTTGGCAGGCGCTCGGGCGTGAGGGTGTGGCTTATGAGCTGCGCCTCGAGCCGGGACCAGCGGCCTATCGCGCCGACTGGCCGGTTACCAGCATGAGCCCGGCGCAGCATCGGGGCTATGCCGCGCAGTGGTTTGCGTTGGCCGCTGCGCTGCTGGCGCTGTTTATTTATCTGGGTGTGCATCAGGCACGGGAGAGTCGCCATGGTGAGCATGAATCCGACCGTCGCTGA
- a CDS encoding beta-ketoacyl-ACP synthase III, translated as MAQPVYINRISACLPHEPVSNEEMEARLGQVGERPSRARSIVLRSNGIRQRHYVIDPATGEPSMTNAQLTAEAVRGLASPVELQGIECLVAATSSPDQTQPGHAVMVHGELGNPPCEVVTTAGICLCGVSALKYAWLNVASGESRNAVACGSEVASVLMQARNFSAEVEGIDEELERRPELAFEKDFLRWMLSDGAGAVWLEDRPNPEGLSLRIDWIDILSFADRFPACMYGGAEMQGEQLVGWSRISAEERNRRSVMAIKQNVKLLNENIVKITVEETLQRIRHRREMRAEDIDWFLPHYSSEFFRDRLAEGLARVDFNIPQERWFTNLTRKGNTGAASFFIMLDELFHSGQLKAGQRLLGYVPESGRFSSAFLHMTVVAPDEA; from the coding sequence GTGGCCCAGCCCGTCTATATCAACCGCATCAGCGCTTGCCTGCCTCACGAGCCGGTGAGCAACGAGGAAATGGAAGCGCGCCTCGGCCAGGTCGGCGAGCGGCCCTCGCGGGCGCGCTCGATCGTGCTGCGCAGCAACGGCATCCGCCAGCGCCATTACGTGATCGATCCGGCTACCGGCGAGCCGAGCATGACCAATGCACAGCTGACCGCCGAGGCCGTCCGCGGCCTGGCCAGCCCGGTCGAGCTGCAGGGCATCGAATGCCTGGTGGCCGCCACCTCCTCGCCGGATCAGACCCAACCGGGCCACGCGGTGATGGTGCATGGCGAGCTGGGCAACCCGCCCTGTGAGGTAGTGACCACTGCGGGGATCTGCCTGTGCGGCGTCAGTGCGCTGAAATATGCCTGGCTCAACGTGGCCAGCGGTGAAAGCCGCAACGCCGTGGCCTGTGGCTCGGAGGTCGCCTCGGTGCTGATGCAGGCGCGCAATTTCAGCGCCGAGGTCGAAGGCATCGACGAGGAGCTGGAGCGCCGCCCGGAACTCGCCTTCGAGAAGGACTTCCTGCGCTGGATGCTCTCCGATGGCGCCGGCGCGGTCTGGCTGGAAGACCGCCCCAATCCTGAGGGTCTGAGCCTGCGCATCGACTGGATCGATATCCTCTCCTTCGCCGACCGCTTCCCGGCCTGCATGTATGGCGGCGCCGAGATGCAGGGCGAACAGCTGGTGGGCTGGAGCCGCATAAGCGCAGAAGAACGTAATCGCCGCTCGGTCATGGCTATCAAGCAGAACGTCAAACTGCTCAACGAGAACATCGTCAAGATCACCGTCGAAGAGACGCTGCAACGCATTCGCCACCGTCGCGAAATGCGCGCCGAGGATATCGACTGGTTCCTGCCGCACTATTCCTCGGAGTTCTTCCGCGACCGTCTGGCCGAAGGCCTGGCGCGGGTCGATTTCAACATCCCCCAGGAGCGCTGGTTCACCAACCTGACGCGCAAGGGCAACACTGGCGCAGCCTCGTTCTTCATCATGCTCGACGAGCTTTTCCACAGCGGTCAGCTCAAGGCCGGCCAGCGCCTGCTGGGCTATGTGCCGGAAAGCGGCCGTTTCTCCAGCGCCTTCCTGCATATGACCGTGGTGGCGCCGGATGAAGCTTGA
- a CDS encoding BtrH N-terminal domain-containing protein: MSAFQHRQSAHCETGVMANLLTHAGLPMSEPMAFGLASGLAFAYLPIVKLGGMPLIAYRMPPKHIIKTLSKRLGARLQTATFRQPEQGREALDQALSAGRLTGLQSSVFWLPYFPPEMRFHFNAHNLLAYGRDGDDYLLSDPVFEEPVRCASEDLQKARFAKGALAGNGLLYWVEDVPPEQDWARLIRKSLISTTRILDGMPLPWIGIRGIRHLASQVRKLDPAQAKYNRLYLTHIVRMQEEIGTGGAGFRFMYASFLQESGTLLGEPALNDMAAQLTRIGDDWRQFASACVRQSRNKQGGGDFSAIAAMLEAIAVQERDLLRQLGAWARR, from the coding sequence ATGAGCGCCTTTCAGCATCGACAGAGCGCCCACTGCGAAACCGGAGTGATGGCCAACCTGCTGACCCACGCCGGCCTGCCCATGAGCGAGCCGATGGCCTTCGGCCTGGCTTCGGGGCTGGCGTTCGCCTACCTGCCCATCGTCAAGCTCGGTGGCATGCCGCTGATTGCCTATCGGATGCCGCCAAAGCACATCATCAAGACGCTGAGCAAGCGCCTCGGCGCACGCCTGCAGACGGCCACTTTCCGTCAGCCGGAACAGGGCCGCGAGGCGTTGGACCAGGCGCTGAGCGCTGGTCGCCTGACAGGCTTGCAGAGTTCGGTGTTCTGGCTGCCCTACTTCCCGCCGGAAATGCGCTTTCACTTCAACGCGCACAACCTGCTGGCCTACGGGCGTGACGGCGACGACTACCTGCTCAGCGACCCGGTGTTCGAAGAGCCGGTGCGCTGCGCCAGCGAGGATCTGCAGAAAGCCCGCTTCGCCAAGGGCGCACTGGCCGGCAACGGACTCTTGTACTGGGTCGAGGATGTGCCGCCCGAGCAGGACTGGGCGCGGCTGATTCGCAAGAGTCTGATTTCCACCACGCGCATCCTCGACGGCATGCCGCTGCCCTGGATCGGTATTCGCGGAATCCGCCACCTGGCCTCCCAGGTACGCAAGCTCGACCCGGCACAGGCCAAATACAACCGGCTCTACCTCACCCATATCGTGCGCATGCAGGAAGAAATCGGCACCGGCGGTGCGGGTTTCCGCTTCATGTACGCCAGTTTCCTCCAGGAATCCGGCACGCTGCTGGGCGAGCCGGCGCTCAACGACATGGCCGCGCAACTGACCCGCATCGGTGACGACTGGCGCCAGTTCGCCTCGGCCTGTGTGCGTCAGTCACGCAACAAGCAGGGCGGCGGCGATTTCAGCGCCATTGCCGCCATGCTGGAAGCCATCGCCGTGCAGGAACGCGATCTGCTGCGGCAACTGGGAGCCTGGGCCAGGCGCTGA
- a CDS encoding lipocalin family protein, which produces MRFASVLLSAVLLAGCTGSKNVDDAPSTVGHVDLQRYQGVWYEQARLPMFFQRDCVRSEARYSLLDNGSIGVLNRCETKNGEWKEARGEAEPQQPGSTDRLWVRFDNWFSRLFPEMTKGHYWVLYLDQEYSVALVGSPDREFLWLLSRDIQLDASTRQRLLDEAEKRGYDTSELIWRGEGAEI; this is translated from the coding sequence ATGCGTTTCGCCAGTGTTCTTTTGAGCGCCGTCCTGCTGGCCGGTTGTACCGGATCCAAAAACGTCGACGACGCACCGTCCACCGTCGGTCATGTCGACCTGCAACGCTATCAGGGGGTCTGGTACGAACAGGCAAGACTGCCGATGTTTTTTCAGCGCGACTGCGTGCGCTCCGAAGCCCGCTACAGCTTGCTGGACAACGGAAGTATCGGGGTGCTCAACCGTTGCGAAACCAAGAATGGCGAGTGGAAGGAAGCCAGAGGTGAAGCCGAGCCGCAACAGCCGGGCAGCACCGACCGGCTCTGGGTACGCTTCGACAACTGGTTCAGCAGGCTCTTTCCCGAGATGACCAAAGGCCATTACTGGGTGCTATATCTTGACCAGGAATACAGTGTCGCCCTGGTCGGCAGCCCGGATCGGGAGTTTCTCTGGCTGTTGTCGCGCGACATTCAGCTTGATGCCAGCACCCGCCAGCGCCTGCTGGACGAGGCGGAAAAGCGCGGCTACGACACCAGCGAGCTGATCTGGCGCGGCGAAGGCGCTGAAATCTAG
- a CDS encoding COX15/CtaA family protein has protein sequence MPPTSRPGYRLALFATALAVVVVLLGAYTRLTHAGLGCPDWPGCYGFLAVPMSEHKQVLAAERFPDAPLEVRKGWNEMIHRYFAGTLGLVILGLAVQALRRRGEPGQPLKLPLLLLAVVIAQAIFGMWTVTLQLWPQIVTTHLLGGFATLSLLFLLCLRLSGRLPPLSVPVPPALRWFAGVGMALVLAQITLGGWVSSNYAAVACTDFPTCHGQWWPQMDFSRAFDLTHHDIGPNYLGGLLYGEARTAIHVAHRIGALIVALFLLALAWRLFRHGFTSLAALLLAALAVQLALGISNVLLNLPLAVAVAHNGGGAALLLVLVLINFRLRQPAPAVTRTHVETASETLRRDPNGTGGVELPSQ, from the coding sequence ATGCCACCAACATCACGCCCCGGTTACCGCCTCGCCCTGTTCGCCACTGCCCTGGCCGTGGTCGTGGTGCTGCTGGGTGCTTACACGCGGCTGACCCACGCCGGCCTTGGCTGCCCGGACTGGCCCGGATGCTACGGCTTCCTTGCCGTGCCGATGAGCGAACACAAGCAGGTGCTGGCTGCCGAACGTTTCCCTGATGCACCGCTGGAAGTGCGCAAGGGTTGGAACGAGATGATCCATCGCTATTTCGCCGGCACCCTGGGGCTGGTGATTCTCGGGCTGGCGGTACAGGCGCTACGCCGACGCGGCGAGCCGGGGCAGCCGCTGAAACTGCCGCTGCTGTTGCTTGCAGTGGTGATTGCACAAGCCATCTTCGGTATGTGGACGGTGACGCTGCAGCTCTGGCCGCAGATCGTTACCACCCACCTGTTGGGCGGCTTCGCCACTCTGAGCCTGCTGTTTCTACTGTGCCTGCGCTTGTCCGGGCGCCTGCCGCCATTATCCGTGCCGGTGCCGCCGGCACTGCGATGGTTCGCCGGGGTTGGCATGGCACTGGTGTTGGCGCAGATCACCCTCGGCGGCTGGGTCAGCAGCAACTACGCGGCGGTAGCCTGCACCGACTTTCCCACCTGCCACGGCCAGTGGTGGCCGCAGATGGACTTTTCCCGCGCCTTCGACCTGACCCACCACGACATCGGCCCCAACTACCTCGGCGGCCTGCTCTATGGCGAGGCGCGTACCGCCATCCATGTCGCTCACCGAATTGGTGCGCTGATTGTCGCCCTGTTCCTGCTGGCGCTGGCCTGGCGGCTGTTCCGTCACGGATTCACGTCGCTGGCGGCATTGCTGCTGGCGGCACTGGCCGTGCAGCTCGCCCTGGGCATCAGCAACGTGCTGCTGAACCTGCCGTTGGCCGTCGCGGTTGCACATAACGGCGGCGGTGCGGCGTTGCTGCTGGTGCTGGTGCTGATCAATTTCCGCCTGCGCCAGCCCGCCCCGGCTGTTACGCGGACACATGTTGAAACCGCAAGCGAAACGCTGCGGCGCGACCCCAATGGCACGGGCGGTGTCGAACTGCCCAGCCAATGA
- a CDS encoding DUF2141 domain-containing protein, with protein sequence MPQQINLNVTRAWLAAGLVTLGMGAAQAAEIRLQVAGLSEGMLHAQLHAVEAGDWDAPVRQASGKPGLLVFDDVPPGRYAIELFVDLNGNGELDVSPRGIPREPFGFSNNPRLKRSKPALQDCAFEHGEEPSEVIVELQGPALARDAARTVD encoded by the coding sequence ATGCCACAGCAAATAAACCTGAATGTAACGCGTGCCTGGTTGGCTGCCGGGCTTGTGACACTCGGCATGGGGGCCGCTCAGGCGGCGGAGATCCGCTTGCAGGTTGCAGGCCTGTCGGAGGGGATGCTGCATGCGCAGCTGCATGCGGTGGAGGCCGGGGATTGGGACGCGCCTGTGCGCCAGGCCAGCGGCAAGCCGGGGTTGCTCGTCTTCGACGATGTTCCACCAGGGCGCTATGCCATCGAGCTATTCGTCGACCTCAATGGCAATGGCGAGCTGGATGTCAGCCCCAGGGGCATCCCGCGCGAGCCGTTCGGCTTCTCGAACAATCCACGTTTGAAGCGCAGCAAGCCGGCGCTGCAGGACTGCGCCTTTGAGCACGGTGAGGAACCCAGCGAAGTAATCGTCGAGCTGCAAGGGCCGGCGCTGGCGCGTGACGCAGCCCGGACCGTTGACTAG
- the bamE gene encoding outer membrane protein assembly factor BamE domain-containing protein, with protein sequence MSLRHFGLLAALLILTGCNPITQENFAKLEAGMSRQQVEELLGKPGECAGALGMSSCTWGSKHRFISIQYAGDKVLMFSGQGLK encoded by the coding sequence ATGTCGTTGCGTCATTTCGGACTATTGGCAGCGCTGCTGATCCTTACCGGCTGCAATCCGATCACCCAGGAAAACTTTGCCAAGCTCGAGGCTGGCATGTCACGCCAGCAGGTCGAGGAGCTCCTCGGCAAGCCGGGTGAATGCGCCGGGGCGCTGGGCATGTCCAGCTGTACCTGGGGCTCCAAGCATCGCTTTATCAGCATCCAGTACGCCGGTGACAAGGTACTGATGTTCTCCGGCCAGGGCCTGAAATAG
- a CDS encoding TAXI family TRAP transporter solute-binding subunit, giving the protein MRLTKSLGLLAAAVAFTASTAALAAPTFINILTGGTSGVYYPIGVALSQQYNKIDGARTSVQATKASVENLNLLQAGRGELAFSLGDSVADAWNGVEDAGFKAPLKRLRAIAGTYNNYIQVVASAESGIKTLEDLKGKRISVGAPKSGTELNARAIFKAAGLDYKDMGRVEFLPYAESVELIKNRQLDATLQSSGLGMAAIRDLASTMPVTFVEIPAAVVEKIESDAYQAGVIPAGTYDGQDADVPTVAITNILVTHEKVSDEVAYQMTKLMFDNLSALGNAHSAAKDIKLENATKNLPIPLHPGAERFYKEAGVLQ; this is encoded by the coding sequence ATGAGACTGACCAAAAGCTTGGGCCTGCTTGCTGCAGCAGTAGCGTTCACCGCCAGTACGGCGGCTCTCGCCGCGCCGACTTTCATCAACATCCTTACCGGCGGTACCAGCGGCGTGTACTACCCGATCGGCGTGGCCCTGTCGCAGCAGTACAACAAGATTGACGGCGCCCGGACTTCCGTACAGGCCACCAAGGCTTCGGTGGAAAACCTCAACCTGCTGCAGGCCGGCCGCGGCGAACTGGCTTTCTCCCTGGGTGACTCGGTTGCCGACGCCTGGAACGGTGTCGAGGACGCCGGCTTCAAGGCGCCGCTCAAGCGGCTGCGCGCCATCGCCGGCACTTACAACAACTACATCCAGGTCGTGGCCAGTGCCGAGTCGGGCATCAAGACCCTGGAGGACCTCAAGGGCAAGCGCATCTCCGTCGGCGCACCTAAATCCGGCACCGAGCTGAACGCCCGCGCGATCTTCAAGGCCGCCGGCCTGGATTACAAGGACATGGGACGCGTCGAGTTCCTGCCTTACGCCGAGTCGGTCGAGCTGATCAAGAACCGCCAGCTGGACGCCACCCTGCAGTCCTCTGGCTTGGGCATGGCCGCCATCCGCGACCTGGCCAGCACCATGCCGGTGACCTTCGTGGAGATTCCGGCCGCCGTGGTCGAGAAGATCGAGAGCGACGCCTACCAGGCGGGTGTGATTCCGGCTGGCACTTACGATGGTCAGGACGCCGACGTGCCCACCGTGGCCATCACCAACATCCTGGTGACCCACGAGAAGGTCTCTGATGAGGTGGCCTACCAGATGACCAAACTGATGTTCGACAACCTATCCGCGCTGGGTAACGCCCACTCCGCCGCCAAGGACATCAAGTTGGAAAACGCCACCAAGAACCTGCCGATTCCGCTGCATCCGGGCGCTGAGCGCTTCTACAAGGAAGCCGGCGTTCTGCAGTAA
- a CDS encoding twin transmembrane helix small protein: MLKAVIVVLLVATLISLFSGLFFLVHDEGRTSRVVTALLIRVILSGMIIALIGWGFYSGQLQPILG; the protein is encoded by the coding sequence ATGCTCAAGGCGGTTATCGTTGTTCTCTTAGTCGCCACGCTGATCAGTCTGTTCAGCGGTCTTTTCTTTCTGGTCCATGACGAGGGCCGGACGTCTCGTGTCGTCACCGCCCTGCTTATCCGCGTCATCCTCAGCGGCATGATCATCGCCTTGATCGGCTGGGGCTTTTATTCAGGACAGCTGCAGCCGATCCTTGGCTGA